The stretch of DNA GCGCCGTTGCCCGAAATCGACATCGCACACTTGCGAGATCTCGCGCGTGACGTTATCGGCACGCTTGGTGTCCAGCCGACCGGCGACGTCGACATAGTATGGTCGGAAGATGGGCCGCGTATACTAGAGATCAACCCGCGCTTTGGCGGTGTTACTGCTTTATCCATGGCGGCAAGCGGCATAATATCCTATCACGCGCTGATCGATATGTTGCTCGGCCGCTGGAAAACGACCGATTACCACTTCGACCGTCACTTTGCCGCGGACATGCCGTTTTTCTCAGATATCGATTATGACCGTGTCCGCAATATCCTGCATATTGAGGGCGTCTTCAGAGTAAAGATCCAGAAGCTTAAACAGACATCCGGCCGTATTGCCTTAAAGGCAAAGACCAGAGAAGAATTGTTAGATGCCGCACGGCAAGTATCTGCAATATGCGATTGTGCGGATTGCTATACTGCGCTTGAAAGTTTACCGGAAAAACTCGAACTGGCCGCTGCCGTATAAGCAGCCAAGCAATAATGCATTCTTCATTGCAGACTAAAAGTGGTAGCTACCACGGCAGCTACCACTTTTATGCTTAAGCCTATACAAACAAGTTTGGCATGACTAACGAGCTGCTTGTTTACCGCGCTCGATAAGCTCTTTGACCTTCTGACCACCCTTGTGTCCAATTTCCTCGTAGAACTCACGGCCATATTTTTTAGCGGTTGTTTTGCCGCCTTTGCGTCCTGCTTCGCTTACTGTCATTTTGCCTTTTTCCTCTGCCATATCTAAAACACCTCCTCATAGACTAGCCATTGGCACTTATTTTTTACCCCGGGTATACATCTCTTAAACTCCGATTGCTTAGGTGGCTGCATGAACTTTTTAACCAATTCCACCGTTTTTAAACCTGGTGCATGCCGGAAAAGCGCTTAGGCCTCCTATCCTCCAGTTTCCTTCCCTTTTTCTATTAAATCCCTAACCTTTTGGCCGCCTTTATGCCCAATCTCTTCATAGAATTCATGCCCATATTTTTCTTTAGTGGTCTGACCGCCTTTGGGGCCCCCTATCTTACCACCTTTTTCACCAATCTCTTCATAAAATTCACGGCCGTACCGCTGTGAGGTGGTTTCGCCGCCTTTGCGACCTGCATCACTGACGGTCATTTTGCCTTTATCCTCCGGCACAATTATCACCTCCTTCCAAAATGTTAACTGTACCACCGGAAAGATTGCTTTTGTTAACCAAGGTTCTACCCAGGAGCACCACCCTTAAACCAACCAGATGAGATTCGGGGACACAAATAAAAAAGGGACAGCCACCGGGCTGCCCCTTGTCTAACTATCTTCGGGCTGTTTCAACGTTAGGCCCTCTTTTTGCCCTCCTCGATGAGGCGTTTTACCTTTTGACCGCCTTTGTGACCGATCTCTTCATAGAACTCAGGGCCGTATTTCTTCGAGGTCGTTTGACCGCCTTTCTTGCCAATCTCCTCATAAAACTCCGGGCCATAACGTTTTGAGGTGGTTTCGCCACCCTTGCGTCCAGCCTCGCTTACCGTCATTTTGCCTTTGTTCTCTGCCATCGTTTTCACCTCCTGCCGCTAAGCTACGATGCGCGCGGTTTGCTTATGTGCGTTTTTTTCCTTCTTCAATCAAGTGTTTAACTTTTTGACCGCCTTTGTGACCGATCTCTTCATAGAACTCAGGGCCGTACTTGCGTGCCGTTGCCTCGCCGCCTTTTTCTCCGATCTTCTCGTAGAATTCCGGGCCGTACTTCTTAGAGGTGGTCTCGCCGCCTTTTTCTCCGATCTTCTCGTAGAATTCCGGGCCGTACTTCTTAGAGGTGGTCTGACCGCCTTTGCGCCCGGCCTCACTTACCGTCATTTTTCCCTTTTCTTGAGCCACCGCTTTCACCTCCCACCGCCAACTCGCAATAGTTGGCATTGGACCTACAGCGGAACATTATCAGCATCTCGTACGAGGATTTATTCCCCCGCCGTTTTACTTTTACCCGCAAACATCAACAATCAATCGCCGAATAATTTAAATTTTTACCCTTAAAGAGTTACCCACTTCGTCAATCTTTAAACATGAGCTAACTGCCCCTATTCTTAAGCTTCTGAATCACGTGATCTATGATGTCCTGTGCAACATCACGCCCGGTGGCTTCCATGATCCCGCCCCATGCCGGTGCTCCATTTACCTCTAACACGTAGTTGCCCTCAGGGCCTTCTATGATATCTACACCGGTGTAATCAAGCCCGAGACATCGGCTAATACGAACCGATATATCTCTTTGTTCGTCGGTGAGCGTTGTGGCGACCGGCATGCCGCCGGCCCGTATGTTGGTCTTCCAGCGACCGATTTTGGCTATACGGTAGATTGAGGCAACTACCTCATCGCCGACAACAAAGGCGCGAATATCGCGCCCTGGATTCGCTATATATTCTTGCAAACACAAACATTTATACTCATCAAGCAAGCGCCTAAGCCGTGTAGCCGCATCACGCTCATCCTGCTGCACTCGGATAACGCCGTATCCCTGAAACCCATAGAGCGGTTTGGCGATGATGTCGGAATGCTCTCGGAGAAAGTCCGTCGCGTCTTCCAGCTCTTGCACGATCAGGCTGGCCGGCACCCGAAAGCCATGCTCTTGCAGAATATAGCTGGTTAAGAACTTGCTTTCGGCAACCTGCAGCGCTGCCGGGGAGTTGATCATGAGAATGCCGAGGCGCTCCAGCTGTTCAAACACTTCAAACTGAAAATCGGCTTCCCCTTCGAAATTTAATCCCCGAATAACCAGAGCGTCGAATTCCCGTGCCGGGGTCGTGCCGATTCTAATAGCATGCTGCCCGTTAAGCTGCACCGCGAATTGGATAGGGTCGACAACACGAGCATTTGCCACACGTTGTGCTGCTGCAAATAAATCGTGACTGGTTTCGTCTACGTCGTATTGCCCTGTAACGATACCGATATTATACACACGTTCTCCTTAACGCATTGCATGTAGCCTAGTAGCACGGTTGATTTTACCCGCCGAATTGGTGATTAAACGTGTCGTGAAGGTATGGGTAAGAGAATATGGGTACAGGATACGTACTATGCAGGATATGTGTGCTCCGGCCAAGCTTTTTATCGGCACGGCGGGATGGAGCTATAAACATTGGAAAGAGGTCTTCTATTCTCCGGACTTGCCGCAAACACAGTGGCTTGCGTTTTACGCACGTCACTATTCAACGGTGGAGATCAATAACTCGTTTTACCGTTTGCCGACACGAGAAACATTTGCGAGGTGGTACGAGGAAACACCGCCGGAATTTGTTTTTTCGGTAAAAGCAAGCCGCTATATCACGCACGTAAAGAAGCTAACCGGTATAGAAGACGCCTGGCACAAGTTTATTGAGAACGCGCAAGGCTTGCAAGAGAAACTCGGCCCGATCCTGTTTCAGTTCCCCGCCAATTTACATATCAACAGCATGAAGCTTCATGGTTTTTTAGAGATGCTACCGGGGGACAGGCGCTATGCCTTCGAGTTTCGCCACCCGTCGTGGTTTACCGGTGAGATTTATGCCCTACTGGAGGAGACAGGCGCCGCACTCGTCATTGCCGATTCGCCCAACTGGCCTGAAGTAATAAAGATAACGGCGCCGTTTACCTTTATTCGGATGCATGGCGGCAAAGCGCTGTATGGCTCAAACTATACGCTCGATGAATTGAGGATGTGGGCAGAAAAAATCGCCGGCTTTTTAGACCGGCGATTAGATGTTTACGTCTATTTTAATAATGATGCCTTCGGCTATGCCACTATCAACGCGACTCAACTCACAGAGTTTCTTACACGCTAAGGTTTTGTCGTGCTCGGTACCACCGGGGCATTTAGATCAATACTGGGTGCTACCGCACTATTTGCCGGGGTGCCTTTTTGCTCTTTCTTAAGAACGTCGATTGCGTTCTTTGCATCAGCTGCCCTTTCACCCGCTTTATCAAGCTTGATGTACTTCTCATATGCTTTGATAGCCTCGCCGGTCCTACCCTGTGCCGTATAGAAAACACCGAGGTTGTAATAAGCCGGTGCAAACTCAGGGTTTACTTTGGTCGCATCGAGAGCTTGCGCGGTGGCTGTTTCAATTTGACCAATTGAGAAATATGAGATCGACATGTCGACCTTGGCTTGCACGTTCTTCGGATCGAGCGCGAGCCCCTTCTCATAGGCTGCGATGGCTTTGTCTTTCTGATTCGCATCATAATAGGCATTGCCAAGCGATATCCAAGAATCCGCTTTATTCGGGTTCTTTGCGGCCGCCGCCTCAAGCTGAGTAATTGTTCCCGAGACATTCCCCGTGTTATTGGTCGCCGTATTCGACGAATTCGATCCGAGCGTGTCAAGCAATGACGGGATATAGACTACGATGAAGGCTAGTGAGACGACGACGGCACCAATCTTTGTTACTATGCCTACCCTTTTTTTGTCTAAGAGCACTTTCTTCTACTCCCTTATCGTTATTTGCGTAATATTTACGCAAGTACGGCAGAAATAGTATCCTCCATTTCTGCCGCCTTTGTTCCAGCATATTTAATAACTTCATTGTCAGTGTACTATACTTAATACAATTGCAACACCGCTATATGCAATATTGCATATATTCTGGCCTCATGGCCTTGGTGATCTTACTTCTTGCTTGGATCCTTGCCAGCCGGAACTTCAACCGACTGGCTCTTCGGAACCACACTGCTAGAAGCCGGAACATCGCTGGTTTTACTAGCCCCTGTACCATGACCTGACGCTGTACCCGATGTGACTTTTGTGAACCCGGTTGCAGCATCAATTTGACCTTGCGACATCGCTGGAGCCGTGGTTCCAGTCGTTCCGCCTGTTGTGCCGACGCCGAGATCCGGATGACCGGATGGTAGCTGACCGCTATTAACCTGAGCTTCCGTTAATGTTGGTGCTGTAGTAGAGCCACCTGCACCGCTCACACCTGAGGCGGATGATGAAAGACCGCTGGATGGCGGAACTGTTGTGCCGGGCTGAGGGCCGGCAAAAAGACTATTAACGAAGAAACCGAGCACAAACGCTACAACAGCGATTGCAACAGTCCACATTAAATCTACTTGCTGGGGCAGCCCCAATCCCTCCGACTTAGTTGTCGCTGGCTTCTTCGTGTTCGTTTTCTTTGGAGCCGGTTTATTACCGGGAGCGTTTTTGGCCTTATCGTTCGTACTATTATCTGCCAACGCACTAACCTCCCTTCACTAACTATACTTACATAATGTGTGATAGTGAAAAACATCACACGATAAAATAATACCTCTTTAGCGTGCGCCTATCAACTATCCAGCTTAACTTTCTTCCTGATAGGCTCAGCTTTCTTCAAGATTTCGCCCTCATCAAGGGTTGTGTATACGCCGCCACGGTACAATATCTTGCCTGCGACCATCGTAAGAGCGACGTTCTCCTGGTTGGCCGTATACATAAGCGCTGAATATGGATCGCGCGTTGGAATCTGGTGGCTGTGCGACATATCAACGACCGTAATATCGGCCTGCTTACCTGCATCAAGGGATCCTATCTCACTGTCGCGATTGATCGCCTTCGCGCTGCCTAGCGTTGCCATATAGATAAAGTCCTCGGCGGTAAAGCCCGCCGAGTGAGCGTTGCCGCGCTGGAGTAGGAGGCCGATGCGCATCTCGTCAAAGACATCCATGGTATTGTTGCTGGCCGGGCTGTCGGTACCTATACCGACACGCAAACCCCGGCTTAAAAACGTAGAGAGCGGGGCGATCCCCATGCCAAGCTTTGCGCTGCAACGCGGGC from Candidatus Aquicultor sp. encodes:
- a CDS encoding KGG domain-containing protein, which translates into the protein MAEEKGKMTVSEAGRKGGKTTAKKYGREFYEEIGHKGGQKVKELIERGKQAAR
- a CDS encoding KGG domain-containing protein → MAENKGKMTVSEAGRKGGETTSKRYGPEFYEEIGKKGGQTTSKKYGPEFYEEIGHKGGQKVKRLIEEGKKRA
- a CDS encoding general stress protein yields the protein MAQEKGKMTVSEAGRKGGQTTSKKYGPEFYEKIGEKGGETTSKKYGPEFYEKIGEKGGEATARKYGPEFYEEIGHKGGQKVKHLIEEGKKRT
- a CDS encoding RimK family alpha-L-glutamate ligase; translated protein: MYNIGIVTGQYDVDETSHDLFAAAQRVANARVVDPIQFAVQLNGQHAIRIGTTPAREFDALVIRGLNFEGEADFQFEVFEQLERLGILMINSPAALQVAESKFLTSYILQEHGFRVPASLIVQELEDATDFLREHSDIIAKPLYGFQGYGVIRVQQDERDAATRLRRLLDEYKCLCLQEYIANPGRDIRAFVVGDEVVASIYRIAKIGRWKTNIRAGGMPVATTLTDEQRDISVRISRCLGLDYTGVDIIEGPEGNYVLEVNGAPAWGGIMEATGRDVAQDIIDHVIQKLKNRGS
- a CDS encoding DUF72 domain-containing protein translates to MQDMCAPAKLFIGTAGWSYKHWKEVFYSPDLPQTQWLAFYARHYSTVEINNSFYRLPTRETFARWYEETPPEFVFSVKASRYITHVKKLTGIEDAWHKFIENAQGLQEKLGPILFQFPANLHINSMKLHGFLEMLPGDRRYAFEFRHPSWFTGEIYALLEETGAALVIADSPNWPEVIKITAPFTFIRMHGGKALYGSNYTLDELRMWAEKIAGFLDRRLDVYVYFNNDAFGYATINATQLTEFLTR
- a CDS encoding tetratricopeptide repeat protein, which gives rise to MLLDKKRVGIVTKIGAVVVSLAFIVVYIPSLLDTLGSNSSNTATNNTGNVSGTITQLEAAAAKNPNKADSWISLGNAYYDANQKDKAIAAYEKGLALDPKNVQAKVDMSISYFSIGQIETATAQALDATKVNPEFAPAYYNLGVFYTAQGRTGEAIKAYEKYIKLDKAGERAADAKNAIDVLKKEQKGTPANSAVAPSIDLNAPVVPSTTKP